Genomic segment of Mercurialis annua linkage group LG6, ddMerAnnu1.2, whole genome shotgun sequence:
CTCCTACAACGCCGCCTGCGTTACTGCCAGCATTTCCCGACTCTTGACCACTAGCACCTCCCCCAACTCCACCATCACCTCCAAATGCACCTCCAGCTTCTACTCCCCCACTACCACCATAATGGTTGACCGCATGCTGCCTCTCAAGTTGCAATTCATGCGACATTTCCACCAGCATGATCGTGAATGCCAGTAGAGTTACAACAAGCTTAGCGACATTTCTACCCATATTAAACTCCTCAAACGTGAACAAAGGCATGCAAAAGTTATCGTAAACTTCAATAAATTTAATGTATACAAGATAATATTTATTGTTACTTGCACATAATGAGGAGACGCTATTTATAAAGGAAGGTTGAGTATAACTGTTGGTTGCAACATTATTGTCATCTGCATTATGGTTCCTACTGATTTAAATGGAATATAAAACGTGTCAGTGTAAAATGTAATTGTATTTCATTACAGTTATGTCCACTAAAGTTggagaaaaaattgaaaggatGACTCATGAAGTTTTtaaagaagaaaactaagaaatTTGAAAAGGGTAATTTAGAGTGGAATATACGTGGATTTATTTAAAACATTCCATGTCCTAAGTTCTATCAACAACAAAATTGCACTCACCATGGATAGTGCAGTGTGGTAGGTTTAATTTATTCGCTGTTTTCACTAGTCATGTAGTCAGTTTCTAGAACAAGCATGGTCTGGATTTTGGATCTAATTAAAGTTAGaatgtattaatttttgtttctaaattaatttttctgtATTAATTTGATGATAATCAGCAAATGATCAGAATTGTGTGGTTACATTCTCTCTACTACTGCTTGGAATTCATTGAAAACAACCATAGAGCAAAAGTTACTTAATTAATCTAacggtaaaaatataaattaaagataaaataattatgtttataGAAATATTTCTAGAAAGtaattttagctttttaattaatcaattatttgAAGCCTaacaattatatctaaatattaattaaaaaagatgGAAGAATTagtgttaaaaataaaatatgatttagtcatttaatttatttttatgaaaaaatagtGTATAATTAAAGAACAagatgtaaattttaaaatactgtatatataattttatgaaaagtgtgtatattattaaaaaaatttcttatagtactaaattttataaaaaaaaagtatagacTAATCAcgtatcataaaaaaattataagatatttAATTATAGCTTATTTCTATTAGTTGCActcttcatatttttttttttatcaattacgaccgaattttttaattattataattatatatattaaatttaaaaggttTTTTTTGCGATtatgattaaatatttaaattttattttttaaattcaaacataTGCGTCTTTAACAATTACGACAACTCAAAGTTCTAGACACAATAAAACATCTTTCATATTtgacattattataaaaattaaaaagtttggtcgTTACTAATACAAAcacaaaattttgatttataaagtagttaaacttttttttaatataattttcaaaatttgtaaaattaacaaattatacTATCAATTATCTTTTAGAGATAGTTTTATCAATTTGACCATAATTATAGATATatagaattattttatttaaattaaattagtatatattttaTACTTTGTTTACCATTTAATATTTAGTAATCTTCAACAAACCAAACTCGTTATACTAAAACTTATGAAATTCAAGAGGACCTTCCTTTATCCAAGAACATTCAGGTAATGAGATTGGAAAACCGTGAGCGTACTTAAAACATCACTTCATAGTTCACAACATTTCTAAGGGCATCTCCAACAATAACCCTCAAGATAGTGTGATTTTTACATTAAAACTACACTCCTACAGTGTTTCTCCCCAACAACTAACTCTATTTTTCACTCTAGAAGAATATTCTCAGCATATTcctaaacaataaaattttaaacattttacactTACATTCATAAACTATTCAACACTTACAAAAtacattcatatatttatttataatgaagtatattattaattttaataatatatttactaaatatgtttatatatgtatttttaattatgtttactaattttaaaaatattaattaaataattaaaaacattaaatatactttaattataaagaGTTCAATTAATTAACacacaaaaaattatttaatattacatatttaaattttcgaTTAAATCGAAcatttttaatttggactataTTGTAACAAAAACTAACAAAtgtctaataataaaatttataataaaataaaaaaccaaaagtAAAATAGAATTACTCTATTTTGTTCTTCAACAGTACTCTATTTTAAGGTACACTATAATAGAGTGACTCTatatataaagtaaaaaaataaaatacactataataGAGTTAGATATAAAGTACTGTTGGAGAGGATTTGCACAGCTGTTGGAGATGGCCTAAGGCTTGCTCAATGTCCTTCAACTAAGGCTGTGCAAATTGTTTTTCCATCAACAAACCAATTTATCAAACCGATTAACTTTAAAAGATACTATAAATCGAACCGAATAATAAATCCCCatccttttcctttttctttcttgTTAGTTAGTTAGGATTATGGAGGGGAGAAGTGAAATTCAAATACTGTTTTAAATTGCACCAAACTATGTTAGGGAACTTGAAGATGATTGCACACAAGGAATAAACATGAATATAGCAAAAATATACAATATGATACATATAGCTACAATTGAAGCATTTGTAAATTAGAGATTTGATCAAATCTCACATTTCCTTGATGAATTCTATCATCGTGAAGGACAAGCAATTTTAGAGTGCCCGACTCTCTTAACCAGGCAGCAACCACTGATCCTGTCGATATAAATCGACCCAAGTTGCATTTAGCTAACCTAAAGGGTGCACCCATCCCTGTCAGAAGTGCCTCAACAGTCCGCCTTAGCGCGCTGTCGCCTACCACTTTGCTGTGTTTACCCCATCCTGTCAATATGCTGAAAAAGGGAGccaagtttagatttgttcctcAAGAAATAGACGCGTCTATAAATCAACGGGATAATTACTATCACCTCTGAGTTTACGTCAAAATTACTTTTGATCTGATGCTTAAATGTCAGGCAGTAAATAGTAGTAATTTTGATCTAACATTAGGGTTAAGATAGTAATTATCACTTATTTATTCACATAAAGAAACTTAAATTATTGCACACCTTAACAACTTTGGCAACTCGTGACCCTCAAACACGATTGACCGTATGTTCAGCAACCATGCATGAACCATTGCTCGAGCAGCACCAGAAGACATTAGATGCAAATCTAAGCAAGAATCGGTCCACATATTTTCCCATACTTGCCGACGTTTCCCTTCAAGAACAACCAATTGGGCCCCTCGTTTCTGaaaagatataaaattaaatgacCAACACATGGTACAACCCAACTGAGAAAAAATTAGCTTCAAATCAGCAATACTATTATAAACTAACCTGGCCAAAATGCCATAACATGTCGGTCAGAGCATTATAAAAGGCAGAGGCTGTTGAATTGTCCATTAACTTAACTTCATCAAACAAGGACTGTGCTTGCAGCCAAATATTTTCTCTGCAGCCCATGAGAAGCCCATGAGCCACACCATAGACCTGATCGTCTAATGAACGGAGCTCCTCTAATAGCATTGAGGCATCTTCAAATGAATCACACCGACTGCATCCAGAGATACATAAATGAGCTTAAATTCAAACTGAAGCTAAATAACCTTAAAGGCTGCTAAAGAGGTCGAGCTAGAATACAGACAGTAGGCAGCAGGAAACCAGCATaccattatatattaatattctttttaaaatcaagTCATGATCTAACTATGTCCACAGATACATTCAAAGAACATGGAAGTTTACCATAACTCCACTTAAAGGATATTTGAATACTCTGCTAATCCTTATTGAAAAGAAATACCGGCACAATCTTCATGATTTGTTTTAGCTGCAGACGCATAATTACTATGTTATAATTGTACATGTAGCAAAGAACATGTCACAGATAAGATATCAAAAATAGAACGACTAACGCCAGCATCTGTTTTCCAAGAAAAGGTTTAATAACTTCTTTCTTTACATGGACCACAAGCAAGACACAATGTTAAGGAGCATCCACATAGAACAAGGCTGACATTTTAATGAGAGAAACCAACCTTTAGTAAGTTATTTCAATctaataattatcaatttaaaaagaaaaatcacaAGAGTTCTTATTGcaataacaaaaatttcaaGTATTGCTATGAGTTGAAACATCCCGCTATGCTTAAAGGGCTTCATATTCAAGATATGTGTGCAAAATAGAAATGATCTGCGTattcataaaaattatatcatGTCTAACACAATTTTGTAACAGATACAATGTTTTGACTACGATTAATACTTACGGCTTCCTGCAGGGATATTAAACCCCAAATTAAACAAGTGATATATGTTAGAAACATAGCTACACCAAAGCAACAGTCATTTTCCGGATTCGGATATTCACTAAAATGGCCACACGATTAATGCAGATAAGGAACAAAAATACTACATAAATTAAACTACCTGCAAGCATTTAGAATGGCAGAAAATGTGACAACATTTGGTTTGATTTCCAGCTCATGCATCTTTTGAAAGACTGCCAGAATGCACAAGGTTTCCTGTTTGCCTCTGTTTTTTGCTTGGCATACCTTCTCAGCAGAAAGCTgtccaaaaatttgaaatatccTATTATCCTCCCTATTGAGTACTTGACCTTCGATAGCTTCCTTAACAACGATCGAAGATGAGGAGTTAACTTGCAACTCATTGCTTCCAGAAGCATCATCAATTACACACTGTGCGGTTGCTGACCGGCCAAAGGCGTCGATTATAGAATTATAAGTAACGACATTAGGTCGAATACCCTCCTTTGTCATCTCATCAAGTAAAATGACAGCAGACTCCACCAACCCGTTTTTGCACAAGGCATCTATAAGGGCACTATAAAGAACAACATCAGCCTTCAATCCTGCCTGCTTGAACTCCCGAAAAACCTCCATTGCTTCCTTGTATAGACCGCCTTTAGAATAAACATCCATCAAAGTTGAATAAGTTAATACATTAGGTAATACACGTCCCCCTTTCATCTCCTGAAACACTCTCCTTACTTCATTGTACTTGTATTGTTTACCATACCCACCCAAAAGCGCATTATATGTCACAACATCTTTCCTAATACCAGCATTCTCCATCTCCTTGCAAACGCCCAAAGCCTCCTCAAATCTTCCAAGCTTAGCATAGATAGAGAGAAGAGTATTATACGAAACTCTATCCAATGCGACGCCCAAAAACTTCATTTcgttaaataaattaagagcATCATCCAATCTACCTGCTTTAGCATACCCATCAATCATAGTACTATAAGTAACAACATTCGGCAGAAGATTCTTCCGAGGCATCTCCGACATAATCTGCAAAGCCATATCCATTTGTCCACCTTTACAAACCGCATCCAAAAGAGTATTATAAGTAAAAATATCTTGCTCAATCCCCCTATTCATCATTTCACTAAACAAATCCTTCGCCGCCTGCCATAACCCTCCTCTACTACAAACAGCAAGCAACGAGTTAAACGTAATCCGATCAGGTTGCACATTATTCTGAGACATCTCATCGAAAATCTCCAGCGCTTTCTTAAACTCCACACCGCCTTTTCCACAAGCATCGATAACAGCATTATAAGTAACCAAATTCGGCTTCAAGCAATAACTTTTCATAGAATCAAAAACCTTAATAGCCTCATAACAGTACCCACTTCTACCATAAGCACTAATCAAAGCAGAAAATGCATAAACAGTATTACCATAACCTTGATTAAGAGCCGTCTCGAAAACCGACTTAGCAAGCTCAACTTTACCTAACCTACCAAGAATACTAATCATAGCACTAGCCAGCTTACCTTGCTCATTCTTCCTCCTCTCTCGCCGCACCGCGAACTCGAAACATCCAATAGCTTTACTATAATCTCCCCTATTTCCAAGCTCCCTCAGCAAGAATGTATAATCATCAGACCCAGAAAGCCTAGACTCAAAATTCAGCAAAACATTTTCAAGGGCTTTATCGTCTTTTCCATATTGGATCACTTCTTGCAAAGCTTCCTCAGCTGCTAAACTGTGGCGATTACTCAAATTGGTTTTTGATCTCCCAAAATGGAGCTTGGAGACGAACCGGGTCGACCGGCGACCGGAGAAATCAGTAGCAAGATCGGACTTTGGAGAGTGGAGAGGGGTGAGAGAAGGAAAAGATGGGTTAGTGGTACgagtggcggcggcggcggcggaagCGGCGCTGGGTTTTGGCGCATTACGAGAAGGAGGTAAAGGGGGTTTGCTAAGAGAGACTTTCTGATTGGTCCAGCGCTGGTGGTGGGGGTTGTTAGGGTGGCCTTGTTGACGGTGGCTGTGAGGATACTGGTGGTTCTGATAAGGTTTAGCAGTAGTGATTGAACAGTGAGGTGGCGGCGTTGACGCCATCCAAAAAACTTTGTTCTTGGTAGATAAGACTGATAAAGATCAAATCTTTAATTCACTAACAAGTAAGAAATAAACTGAAAATTAGGTCAGAATTTGTAAAGGAAAAGGGTTTTGGTAGGGTTTGGGAGGTGGGGAAGAAGAGGAAATGGCCATTGTTTTGTTTGagattatgaaaaataaaaatcaattcttTTTTGAAGAGATAATAGAGAGAGATAGTTTGGTAGTTGAATGACTGATTGACTTAGCTAAGTTTAGCTGAGTTGGCATTTATTCAGACATCGGTATCTTcgtctttttttgttttaagtaattattttttgttgctCTTTAGGGCAAATTTTTAGGGTACTTTCCTAACTAAATTACGGGAGAATTTTAGTCAATCTCCGCCGTGGAAATTTGTGGACCCTTTTTGACGAACGGTCAAGATTGTAGGTGACTGCATTTCTATCACTAAATTGGTGCTCAAGTAAATCATCTGTACGCCAcagcttttcttttctttttttgatcaCAGCTTTttggtaaattaattattgatggATTTTTATCCAAAATTAAACTTGAGGGGCATAAATAGCCTAGAATAGTTTGAGAAAGtagtagaataatttagaatcCAAGCAAAAAGTTTTCAGGTGTTTTATAAACTGTTCCCAGAACTGGCGGAGCCTTGATGGAGACGAATATTTCCTCTTCGTTTTATTTgtcatgtttttatttttcacatacatgaataatatattaaatgttataaatataaataatttatgtccttttttcttaaaaaaaattaaggaattcttttttaatctaaaaatataatataatcaaatatatttattttattgctaattgaaaaagggaaatgtttgtgAGAGAAATTAAACTCACAACCTAACCTAGCAAATTGTTACTTgacacttaacatttaaattataatttattggtgtcatatatatttattaatcttatatattgatttatatatcaaattcattaatattaaaaatttaaaaaaatataataatataaaattgatatttttattataatagtattAAAAAAGTGAACAAACAAAATAGAATGGaattgacattttaattttttatgtatatttgcAGTGTATACAACAGAGAGTTGAATTTTAGTGAGCCAACCTTGCTTGGTAGCTTAAAAGGTTCAAATCAAACTTGAAACTCAATATTTAATTCTCCGAATTTGTCCCATATCTCATAAAGATAGACAGAATTATCAAATTtaatgtttatatttgataaaaaaaattaatatacttaaaagttaaagtaaaattattaaattatcctgataattttattgtatgtttattaaatatgatGGCATGATGATTCACTCTTAaaggtattataaaaatattttaataaattaattataattaaagatttttttaatttttataaaaataatattttaaagattttttttaaatacctcttttttgaaatttttataaaaatatccttTTTTGATAGTTTATTAGTAGGTTATTGGTAATTTATTGATAGATTAGAGATAAAAAGAGTGTTTACAAgaatttcaaaaaatgaaatatagagGATAATTACTCTTTTTTTAATGGAACAAAGAAATAATTGCTTTCAAATCGAAATCAATTTTAAACCTTATACATAAGAATATCGAGTGACGCATTTGTTCtttgaaaaagaaataaatgatAAGCGTCTAATAAGCATCGACGGCCAACCCTTCTAAAATAATTCCTCATAAAAGAGATTCAATGTGAAAAATAGCCAAAtagcagaaaataaatgaaaaaataacaaCATTCTTGATCTTCATCAAGGCACATTAATATAAATAGCTTTGAATATCAGAGCTAGTCAAGAAAACATAAAGCAACACGGCGGCAAGAAATACAGAATTGATAAGAACAATTATGCAATGTCACTTCTACTATCTAGATTTGCTTccataaattagaaaaaattggCCATGACATCTCTTTTCAAGAGGAAGTTATGAGTTCAACTCCTAATCTAACTATGATAATTCAAAAtctaaagaagaagaaaaaaaaaggctCAAGTTGGTATGCAAAGTTGCTAATACTCTCATGTCAGTTAGCTACACGACAGGCTAAAGCTTGAATGTAGAAGGCGAAAATTTTTAGCACCTGAAATCTTACTTGCGTGTATCATAGAAATGAAATTGATCTTCAATATGTCTTTTTTCTCAAAGCCGGCTTTCGAATTTCCTTTTTCACTGTTGTCATAAATCCTGGGGTCGGTATCCCTACTGTGGCTTGATATAGATCTTTTAATCTGCAAGTTAGACAAACAATAGTGTTCTTTGTTAAAAGTTCGACCaaaattaatacaattaaaCTTAACATGCCTCCCCAATCATGACTTTCCGAACCAGGCCTCCAAAGAATGCATATGCAATTTACCTGGGCATGCTGATGAAACAAACAATTACTGATAGTCCAACAACGAGCGGGAGGACAGGTGCAACAGTCAACTCCTGTAAGATATAAGAGGGAAAAACAATAGGCTGCTCATACACAGATCCGTTTCATCTTTTATTGGGGCacgttttgattaatttatgtGCCAAATAATCTGCCAAGATATTTGTgaacaaaacaaaatacaaaattaatgtAGATATAACCAACCAGTTTTTGGTGATCCTCCACAAAACTGTATTTCAGTGGTCCCACGTGTATTTGAGCGGCCTTCTCCAAATCAACCTCAATAACATCTGACTCGAACTTGAGGGTACTCGATTGGAGACTTGATCTGAGCTGCAGCAGGTGTTTACCCTTAGGCAAGTCCTTCACCTGGAAAAAGTTGGAGAGTGGCAACGGAAAGACAGATTCAATCTTTGATGTGTCACTAGCCGATTTGATCTCTACCAGCAGATGTGAATGAAATTCATTTGTCCTTTTCCCTTCAACATTGCAACTTAAAATGGTCATTTCTGGCTCTTCAAACACCACAAAATCCAATGCTCTGATGTCCTCAGATCCAACCTACACGATCATCCAACATTAACAACAGGGTTCACACATTAAAAAAAAAGCTAAATTAACATTTACTCTATCTGATACTGAACTAGATGCCACAAAAGTCCCCCAAATCTGGCTCAAGAAAAAAAAGGGGgggtatagatatagatataaaaaaaaaaaaaaaacaggtaGGCAATTCCATTTCATCAGATCAATATAAAAGAAGTAATTGTAAAAAACTTGGAATACGTTCAATGCTTAAATAACCTGAACAGTAACAGATTCTGGAGATGCACGTTCAATTCTAGTAGTACTCAAGCCATACTTTTCAACTACTTTAATCACGTAGGTTGTGTTCGGAAGAAGTCCTCTGAGCCTATAATTTCCCGATGAATCAGTTACTGTCTCCTCATAGTAGCCTTTTGACTCTGACCGAGCTTCAACAGAGACACCTTCTTTTGGCTGGTTAGACAAAAGAGTGACCATACCTGTAGCACTGAAAAGAGGATAGACTGTATTACTCTCCTAGCAAAATAAGATATCTATATATAGTATATCAATCAAATGAAGAATCCATGGAAGCATGatcaaatcaaaagaaattgCAGAGCATAAGAGGTTAAGG
This window contains:
- the LOC126686607 gene encoding pentatricopeptide repeat-containing protein GUN1, chloroplastic gives rise to the protein MASTPPPHCSITTAKPYQNHQYPHSHRQQGHPNNPHHQRWTNQKVSLSKPPLPPSRNAPKPSAASAAAAATRTTNPSFPSLTPLHSPKSDLATDFSGRRSTRFVSKLHFGRSKTNLSNRHSLAAEEALQEVIQYGKDDKALENVLLNFESRLSGSDDYTFLLRELGNRGDYSKAIGCFEFAVRRERRKNEQGKLASAMISILGRLGKVELAKSVFETALNQGYGNTVYAFSALISAYGRSGYCYEAIKVFDSMKSYCLKPNLVTYNAVIDACGKGGVEFKKALEIFDEMSQNNVQPDRITFNSLLAVCSRGGLWQAAKDLFSEMMNRGIEQDIFTYNTLLDAVCKGGQMDMALQIMSEMPRKNLLPNVVTYSTMIDGYAKAGRLDDALNLFNEMKFLGVALDRVSYNTLLSIYAKLGRFEEALGVCKEMENAGIRKDVVTYNALLGGYGKQYKYNEVRRVFQEMKGGRVLPNVLTYSTLMDVYSKGGLYKEAMEVFREFKQAGLKADVVLYSALIDALCKNGLVESAVILLDEMTKEGIRPNVVTYNSIIDAFGRSATAQCVIDDASGSNELQVNSSSSIVVKEAIEGQVLNREDNRIFQIFGQLSAEKVCQAKNRGKQETLCILAVFQKMHELEIKPNVVTFSAILNACSRCDSFEDASMLLEELRSLDDQVYGVAHGLLMGCRENIWLQAQSLFDEVKLMDNSTASAFYNALTDMLWHFGQKRGAQLVVLEGKRRQVWENMWTDSCLDLHLMSSGAARAMVHAWLLNIRSIVFEGHELPKLLSILTGWGKHSKVVGDSALRRTVEALLTGMGAPFRLAKCNLGRFISTGSVVAAWLRESGTLKLLVLHDDRIHQGNVRFDQISNLQMLQL